A single region of the Solwaraspora sp. WMMD791 genome encodes:
- a CDS encoding helix-turn-helix transcriptional regulator — protein MTSNNGIPQVLRFLRSLNGGMTQEQLAQRLSVSASLIAKFETGRQIPMPDTADHIDRVFSSAPLVKELANKARKAIPPDWFQPLPELEQEASAIRRYECQIIPGLLQTEAYARAILHSGLLTPAKADDYLSIRLARQTAVFEREEPPVCQFIIDEDGLRRGDPVIMKEQLEHIAEMSTRSRVLVQVTPVSAGWHPGQNGPFMLASMAETGGNVGYVDDQLEGRVVTDPKRVAALEQAWQALSGVALPRAQSRDMILKLVKEL, from the coding sequence ATGACGAGTAACAATGGCATCCCCCAGGTGCTCAGGTTTCTTCGTTCGCTCAACGGCGGTATGACGCAGGAACAATTGGCCCAGCGGCTCAGCGTCTCGGCGTCCCTGATCGCCAAGTTCGAGACCGGCCGCCAGATACCGATGCCCGACACCGCTGATCACATCGACCGGGTGTTCAGCAGCGCGCCGCTGGTCAAGGAGCTGGCCAACAAGGCCCGCAAGGCCATCCCGCCAGACTGGTTCCAGCCGTTACCCGAGCTGGAGCAGGAGGCGTCGGCGATCCGGCGGTACGAGTGCCAGATCATCCCTGGGCTGCTGCAGACGGAGGCGTACGCCCGCGCCATCCTGCACAGCGGTCTGCTCACACCGGCGAAAGCCGACGATTATCTGAGCATCAGGCTGGCCCGGCAGACCGCCGTGTTCGAGCGCGAGGAGCCACCGGTGTGCCAATTCATCATCGATGAGGACGGGCTCCGCCGAGGGGACCCAGTGATCATGAAGGAGCAGCTGGAGCACATCGCCGAAATGAGCACCCGGTCCCGGGTCCTGGTGCAGGTGACGCCAGTATCAGCAGGTTGGCATCCCGGGCAGAACGGGCCGTTCATGCTCGCCAGCATGGCTGAGACCGGCGGCAACGTCGGATACGTCGACGACCAGTTGGAGGGCCGCGTGGTGACCGACCCGAAGCGGGTTGCCGCGCTGGAACAGGCCTGGCAGGCTCTGAGCGGTGTGGCGTTGCCGCGCGCCCAGTCGCGGGACATGATCTTGAAGTTGGTGAAGGAACTATGA